One window of the Procambarus clarkii isolate CNS0578487 chromosome 27, FALCON_Pclarkii_2.0, whole genome shotgun sequence genome contains the following:
- the LOC123762606 gene encoding uncharacterized protein: MKCLLVLLSLAVLAWSQGENECDCEVVLKFPNNTISVDDLPVNGATDCDDHSGCMKTCRDEWDSVSNGGDLNYIQSNGKTVGQNLCDSLASQGQTNLEPTRLHLDFSLCNGEWQEEGTASHDNLCCVDGVYPGSC; this comes from the exons ATGAAGTGCCTCCTGGTCCTCCTCTCCCTCGCTGTCCTTGCATG GTCGCAAGGGGAAAATGAATGTGACTGTGAAGTCGTTTTGAAGTTTCCCAATAACACCATCAGCGTTGACGACCTGCCAGTCAACGGTGCCACCGACTGTGACGACCACAGTGGCTGCATGAAAACTTGTCGCGATGAG TGGGATTCAGTCTCAAACGGGGGAGACCTAAACTACATTCAAAGCAACGGTAAAACTGTGGGCCAGAACCTCTGTGATAGTTTGGCTTCACAGGGACAAACCAATTTGGAACCAACAAGG CTGCATCTGGACTTCAGTCTGTGCAACGGAGAATGGCAAGAAGAGGGTACAGCTTCTCACGACAACTTGTGCTGTGTTGATGGTGTTTATCCTGGTTCATGTTAA